The following are encoded together in the Romeriopsis navalis LEGE 11480 genome:
- a CDS encoding alpha/beta fold hydrolase, producing the protein MSTIEPLTVLCDYELTPPTKSNIVLVFVHGWLLSRCYWEPLIQQLSPHYQCLSYDLRGFGRSAAGAPWHPNPASAAIPNNYSLASHATDLQALLTQLNIEQAWLVGHSLGGSIALWAADLDVERIQGVICINAGGGIYLEQEFAKFRQAGQQMLTFRPHWLRYVPLIDQAFRQMAVTQPIASHWGKQRLIDFLDADLEAARESLLTSTTKAEVHQLPQIVARLKQPAYFIAGATDTIMEPRYVKHLASFHRSFDEWGENVLNLSTCGHLAMLEQTDAVAQYIQSIVQGIAVPACI; encoded by the coding sequence ATGTCTACGATCGAACCGTTAACCGTGCTTTGCGACTACGAGCTGACGCCACCGACCAAATCGAATATCGTGCTGGTATTCGTCCATGGCTGGCTGCTCAGTCGATGCTATTGGGAACCGCTGATCCAACAACTCTCCCCACACTATCAATGTCTTTCCTATGATTTGCGGGGATTTGGGCGATCGGCGGCAGGTGCACCTTGGCACCCCAATCCGGCCAGTGCCGCGATCCCCAACAACTATAGTTTGGCCAGTCACGCAACGGATTTACAAGCACTCTTAACTCAGCTCAACATCGAGCAAGCGTGGTTAGTCGGTCATTCCCTCGGGGGCAGTATCGCACTTTGGGCCGCCGATTTGGATGTTGAACGGATTCAGGGCGTTATCTGTATCAACGCGGGTGGGGGTATTTATCTAGAGCAAGAATTTGCCAAATTTCGGCAGGCAGGGCAACAAATGCTGACTTTCCGCCCCCACTGGCTACGGTATGTGCCCCTGATCGATCAGGCGTTTCGCCAAATGGCCGTGACCCAGCCCATCGCGTCACATTGGGGCAAACAGCGGTTAATTGATTTTCTCGATGCGGATCTTGAAGCCGCGCGGGAAAGCCTGCTCACGTCCACCACAAAAGCGGAAGTCCATCAACTGCCCCAAATCGTTGCCCGCCTGAAGCAGCCAGCGTACTTTATTGCGGGAGCGACGGATACAATCATGGAACCCCGCTATGTCAAGCATTTAGCGAGTTTTCACCGTTCCTTTGATGAATGGGGTGAAAACGTACTCAACCTCAGTACCTGCGGCCATCTGGCGATGTTGGAACAGACTGATGCCGTGGCGCAGTATATTCAATCAATCGTCCAGGGAATTGCTGTCCCAGCCTGCATTTAA